DNA sequence from the Juglans microcarpa x Juglans regia isolate MS1-56 chromosome 5S, Jm3101_v1.0, whole genome shotgun sequence genome:
TGTGGCTCATCTTCATAACGATCCTGAAGGGTGCGAAGGGTAATTTGGCGACGACCTTGCCTTCGAAGAGCGAATTGAGGAGACCGAAGACAACAAAGAGGACGAGGGCGACGACGGCACCGGACTTGAACTTGAAGAGGGAGAGGTCGCGGCTCGACTCCTTGAGACTGGTCTCGACGCGGTCCATCTTTTTGGTCTTGGATTTCTTGGCCATCTTGGCAGAAGACTCGGTCTTCATCGTCTCGAGCTTCTTGGAAGCCTTGTCGATGGAAGAACGGAGGGACTTGTAGGAGTTGGTGCGGTAGATGAGGAGCCAGGAGATGGCCTCGCAAACTACGGCAGTGCACAATGAAATGGCCACCAAGGTGAGGCTGTCGGAGTATTTGAAGGAGGAGAAGAGCTGGGGTGTGGCCATTGGAGTTGTAGGTGCGACTTGCGAGTGTTAGGGACGAGAAAGTACTGTTTTCTCACGGGAGTTCCGATGGGAGCTTGGAAGtggtttttgttatttattttagagaatattaaataattaataatttaatccGAAGAGTGGGCCGGAAGAAAGCCACTATCCAAGTGGGCCTAGGCCCAGTTCAAGGCTTCATTTCTGTCATCTCTACTTCTGGGTCATTTCCTGCATAAATCCTTATGAAGGTgcagtgaaaatattttacgcAACTAATCCAAACAACTTGCACCAgaatcaaatgaaaatgattaatgCCAACAAATCCGTCATTAATGGGGAAAAGAACTGACTTCATATAGAAAACTCTTCAAATATTATGCACTCTTAGAatccttttttctcttttcctctcctcTACATTAGGAAATATAATGAGAGAAATGGGATAACACAATTAAGGATACTGCAAGTAAAAAATTGGAATTTCTGAAGATTATTGTTCACCGAATTACAAAGTACTCAAACCATTTCCAAATAAGAAGATGGGTACTGAAATACTCGACAGCCACCTCACACCTTCTCATTActatattagaaaaatgaaaaccttGTACCGTTTCTTGCTGCAAACAAGTTGTATTCTTCCACCATACTCTCTTTCTTATTCGAATTCGAAGAACGATCACTCTCGACATGATCGGTTGGATATTCTTGAGAGAAATCCCCAATAACCCCTTCTTTCTGAGCAATCTGATCTGGTTTACACCCATTTGAAAGAGCAACAGGCCCACCAAAATGGAACAAGGAAAACCCTGAGTTACCCGTATGCAATTTGGAAGGATTATCGTTTTGCCCCACTTCATTTCCTGGTGCTTCTTTTGGATGCGGTCCGGCTCTGACCGCCTTCTCTGCATTAGCTTTATTAAAAACTTCTTGTCCTGCACCTGGCTTAGAGATCCGAGTTTGCTCATCAGCATTTACACCACTGGCTTTGGCAACAGGTTGATAAACTGGGACAGGGTTGTGATTAAATACCGGGGCAGCCGCACCTAGATGCTGCAATGGACCATATTGCATACAGAAACGTGAGTTTTCATTTATACCAAACCCAAGAGGGCTAGCATATAAATAGTGGTTGGTATGGGGGAAGGGCATTAATCCATTAGCATGAGCTGCTGGCCATGAAACTGGGTTTTGATGGTAAAAACCCAACGTTGAAGGAGCTTGAAACACCGGAAAGTGTATGTTTTGGTTATGCATTGGCGGAAGCATGCCTTGAGGTTGAGAACCAATGCTAACAGCAGACGATCCATTATCAAAAACTTGCAAGACTCCTGTTGCTGGTTTCCCCAGACCAACACTTCCCCATCCATCCAATGAAAGACCAACAGATGTGCTGCTTCCCATGACCTTCCCGCCATttgaattctcatttttctccaCTGCAACTTCCTGACACTTAGAGAAGCCATTATGGGCGCATAATTCTCTTCCTTCTGATTGCTGGCTGGAATCTTCTGAATCTGATGTGGAAGAGGATTCTGGATTTCCATGGTTTGAAGAGGCCGTATTGCTGTCACCCTCACTCAGGCATGATGAGAAGCTATCAGAACTCAATGTGCTGCTACTCATGATGGGATCTGAGGTCCCATTAGATGCTGATTTATCAGAATTCACTGCAGAACTGATTGGACATGATCCAATTTCCTCAGAAGCCGCTTCAATTGAGTTGCATTGGCCCTTTGCTCCCACATTAAATTCATTCTCAGAGGGCCCATCAGTTTCAAAgccatgaagttctgattcctTTGAATTACTATCCTCCCGATCAATAACAGCTGAATCTTCACTGTGTTCACAATGACTATCGCTACCAGATGACTTGACAAAGTTATTATCAGGCTTTGCCCCTTCAACCTTGAAAGTAGATGACCTCAAGGTAAAGTCGAAGTCTGAGTTACTTCGTGGATACTTTTGATGTGATTCCATGGGTTCCCAAACTTTCTTGGAGTGAAGCACCTCTTTGCTAGGAGGATTGTTCCCTGAGATGGCTTTGTTTTTGGGTCTCTCACAACCAGCTCGCAAGTATTCTATTTGATTATACTTGTTACCACGATAAAATTGCTTGGACACATCCAATGCAGACTCTAACTTGCTTGCAGATCTGGTATCCCGACTTACTCTGATTGTAGAAATATGTGGATCAATCCTCGCTCTATATTCATTATTCTGGTTACAGCTGCAAGAATGGAGGTCAAATCTATCACTCAATCTGTTGCTGCAAAACTTAGGGCCACAATGTCGACCATTGGACTTTGGAGCATTATTCATCCTTGACTGCCTATTAGATCCATTCATGCCCCTGGAAGGAGTCTCACAATTATCACCATAGTATCTTGACTCAGATCTCTGAACCGCAGTCCCAAATTCTGCTGTTACATATCGGTGTCTGTCAGACCACTTCAAAGATGGATCTAGTTGAATTTCTTTCCGAAATTTTAGTCTCCGACAAGAAAAACTTGATTGCTCATCTGTAAAAGAATCATTCCAATCTTTCCCATATGCAATTTCCCCATCAGGACTATCATAAGAGCGATCTTGCATTCTTGAACTAATATACCCATTTGAAAAATCATCTTGAATATCAGGATATCCAGGCCTAAATTGAATAGTATCACCTTCACTAACTGAATCCCGGCAGCTGAGGAGATTATTTGGACCCTCATGCGATTCTTCCCTTGTGACGTTAGGATGAAGAGGAGTTTGATTTGACTCCGgacattttttatctttatccttttctttctctttcaacCTTTCCTTTCTTCGaagttttttctctctttcttttgttcttcttctctctttgcGTGCTTCTTCTTCACGCTTctcgttttcttcttcttcaagaagTTTCATCTGTAGGAAAAAACATTTGTGAGACGAATTTCTCCCAAGAAATGGCTCCCCTAATCTTTTGTCGCCAAAGTCTTATCCCTAAATACCACAAATATCAAGACCTGCTTTTCTAATGTGATGATTTCTTTGCATGCAACATGAACACGGTCTTCCAGCAGTTTCAGTGCAAGGCAAACAAAGATGCTGTGTGCATTTTGGCGCGCTGTTCCTTCTCTAAAAGCCTTTTCAACCTGAAACAATAGCATTCACAGAATCAGGTGGAGAAGATCTACAGCATCGTGCTAGCCATCTCTTCTAGTCCTTTCTACTTTAAAGTGCTAAAAAATGTCTTGgaccagaaaataaaaattaccaaaaattgctaaaaaaaaaaaaaaaccaaagggGTGAATTATAGTCTACTTGCCATTACTTCAAGCACACAACAATATTGCTCCTTGCAAGCCCGATAGAATGCAGCATTGCTAACTGAATCATCGGACTGGAATTCAAGTGTACTTGGGAGCCTCTATTAATGTTTACAAACCATAGCAGTAACAAGAGAATTGTGCAGTTATTCAGCCTTCAGGTGTATGAGGTAGAATAATTACCTAGACCATAGAAACCGAACCAAGCCAACAAAGTCTTAGATTCCAAGTTCTTAAGGTTGGGAAGAAATTCTTCCAATGAATGAGAgatttctgtgttttttttaattattatcgtCCATGTAACATTATTATCGTCCATGTAACCACTCTACACCTATTGCTCTCCGGATACAAGTGTTACCGCTCATCATCTAGATATCTTCATTCGGCCCAACTCATCCCGTGTGTGTGTTGtgggtgcttttttttttttttgttaggggggggggggggggggggggggggggggggggggggggggggggggggggggggatgttTGATTAGCTAACCTGTGTAATCAAAATGTGGATTGGCTGGATCTTTACCTAAATGGAAATCTATGTCAACGATTTAGGATTTTTAGATCAAACAACAAGCCGGTTCCATTCTTCCACCCCTATATTCTTGCTTTaactctttcttcttttattttgggGAAAAACTTGCAAAAATCCTACGAGAAATATACTCTTCGATGGTCTATGTGAAAAACCAAACATAAACTTAGACCTACTACCAGACTAGTCAATGTTTGTAGTCCCGCTTTCTTAACACCATTCttatttagaaaaagaaaaaggaaccaAAAAGGCTTGGCAAACTGAAAATACCTGTTCCTTAAAAATTACAGTTGCAGCATCTAGAAGAAACTCTCGAGCAAGTTCAGGACTCTTCGCATGTTTTTGGGGACGGGAGCATTCTCCATCAAGCTCATTTCCATCCTTGTCCATGGAATCATCATCCTAAAAGTATTACACAACATAGAAGAAAAATCTACATCTTTCAAGGGATTACTGAGATAAATATGTGAACAAAAGTAACAAATTCTAAATGCATGCAAAGAGTTAATTAGCCCTACAGAGATAGAGCTACCTCTTCTTCCTCAGCCTCTTCAGCATGCTCAAAAAAACTTCTGATACTTTCCCCTCTGGTGATTGTCACGAAACCATCCCCAACAACAAGCCTGCCATGTACACATTGTTGACCTTTTAATGCATGAGCTTTTACCGAAAGCTCAGTGCAGCGGCCATCTAATTTCCAAGCTTTCAGAGTGACAAAACATGCACTTAAACCACCAAGATCTAGGCCACTGACTTGGACATTTCCAACCAttccaacattttcaaattccagAATATCAGATTTTCCCTCTCCTGTTCCAACTGCCCACTCAAAGTGATGGTATGTTCCCACAGTGTCAGCAAAAGTTTGGCGCCAGTCGGCTTGAATTGTGTCATCAGATACCTGAGAAGTTTGTCATAATAGCACAACATCTCTATTGAGTCCTCACCGAAAGCCCCAAAGCACGTGACAAGTTATCAAAAACATTATATCGGAAAATTTTCTCTGAACTACTAAAATGAGATTTACAAGAATTCCTAACTGGATTCACAGAAAGGGGGAGACAAAGAAACTTGAAGGAATGGACAAAAGCAACACCTCGTATTGAAAGGCTGTATCTGCAACACAAAACCAACTAGTGCAGCGGGGTTCTCTCCTCAAGCGCTTTAACTCCTTCAGTTCCTTGAACTCACGAATGACATTCCTTCTGCAATCTCTGCAAAATCTCTTGCTGTCGAATCTGTGACAAGAATATGGAAAACAGAAAGACCTTACAAGAAATCCTAATGAAAAAATAGGTAGCATAATAATTGTTAAATGGGCATGGACATTGGATAAATTGCTAGGTATTCAAGTAATTGATGTGCAACACGTAGGACAAAACAAGCAAATAACTGCATGCAATATACAATAATTAAGTTTTCAGTTTCTGAATAATGCAAATAGTTCATAGGATGTTCGAAGGCATCTGTCTTTCTACAGAAAAACCAGATCCACCAGTGCAAAAACTTGTTCTGAATGACTcgatattgaaaaaaaaattcctataaAACAGTTATTAATAGCAGGGAATATCCTCCCGCAACTCTAATCATTTAGATGCCATGTCTCCGGTTAAAAGAGCGTGACTTCAAttcttactttcttttttttttcttttttttttttttataggtaataagagattttattccaagtaaataggcatagcccaagtacacagggagtatacatgagaatacacctaaatacaaactaaagcaaaatagaattaaaataaagcatTACAATTATTCATGTCCTTCACTAGATTGTTCACCCAAAAATTTAaagtgctaaagaaaaaatccctaaattCCCCCATTGTGTGTTCACAATCTTCGAAGCACTTCCCATTTCTCTCCAGCCATAGACACCAGAacaaacacaaaggaatcatcctccatTCAGCTTTATTGCCTCCACATCCCGCAGCGCCTTGCCAACTAGCCAAGAAATCCACCACTTGAAAAGGCTtcacccaagcaatgcctaCCCTTGCAAATAACTCATTCCATAAAGCAGTCACCATTTCGCAATGAAGAAACAGGTGGTTAACTCTTACTTTCTTTGCTCTCTTGCTAACTCTCACCCTTCAAAGCCTTTTGTACCTCTTCTATCAACAATGTCACCAAATCCTCATTCAAAGTATCAATTTACACTCCTAGTGgtgattatttattttcctaatGGCTTTCATGTCTAACCTTAATCATGGATATTGCCAAGGACGTTCAATCCAGAAAGAAGGTATAGAATTAGCTTACAATATCCTTCAAAACACGAATGATATGCCTTTCAGAACCCTCCTATTATCCCCTAATGGCTTTCAGAACCCTCCTATTACAGTCTCCTAACTGATGCATATAACAGTGCCAAGTCATTCAGCTCTTAACCCCTCATTCAGTTTGGGTGAGGAAAgaagatgataagtaaaagGGACAAGTAATGTTGCCTTTACTAAGAAATAAAGACGGGAATGAAATGGTAAGAAATATTTCTGAGATTCCTCCCATTTGAATCCCCAGCTCAACCAGAGTAACTGCTGAGGAAATGGCTTGTGTGAAGCATTTTTCAACATTTCTACTGTTTTATTCAGCAAATTATTAAGAGCCCATACATTTTTTGCATAAGACTATAATGGTAGAATTACTGTACGGATAATTAATTGTAAAGCCATAGATTTCCTTCCCTAGCATTTCAGTCAAACCAGACATCTTAATTACCTTACCTTTTCTCTCTTCCTTACCCTttccttctctatttttttactcCTCTATTTGAAGCCAAACAGAGTGAAAGACCCACATACTTCAGATAGTGCCTTTATCTCATCGAACCTTCAAAATTCAGTAGAGATGGAATTGGAACATTGCTTGCCCGCACAAACAAACATGTGGTATTCCCTTAATGCAGCTTGTGTAGTTTCTTATCTTGAACAACATTCATGGTCCTTCAAACATATTGTTGATCAAACAGCATTTCTGCTTTTACAAGGGGATATACAAACAATATTTCACACACTTTGTCACTTACAGGACATGATTCCCAATCACTGTTGAAGCCTGCCCTAATCAACATCCTAACTGCATAGTGCATGCCCTATCGGATAATCATTTGTAATGTTGCCAGAATGACAGATTGGTGTTTTGTTTGAATCAACCTGCAGATTTGTGCTAGAAGTATCAAATGTTCAATAACTTGATGGACTTCAAAGGCATGTGAACCAAAGAAAagccttgaaaaaaaaacagtttaGGACTATTCAAACCCTCCAAACCAACCAAGTGTGGAAATTGAACCTCGTATATGCTTCCAAAtaagcttttcttttcttctgcaTCAATTTTCCTAGGAATAACCACCTCTAAAATGAACATTCATCTTGTCATTCCCATAATAGCAACTCATTATTACCATTAATTATCATGCATTTTCTCTACAATATAAACTGAATGTTACATATCAGGAATAAGCATATAGGTAAAACACCTGTACATAAGCCTCTCAATAAAATCCTCTTCCTTCATCCTTAGAAGAGACTGCCGGGTTTCTTCTCCAAGAGCTGACCAGAAATCCACCAAAGTATCACAAGAAAGCCTGGCAGTGTGCAGTGCACATGTTTCCCTTGTTCCATGCCCTCTGCCATAATTCGCAATTCCTTGACTTATCCAACCACGACCACTCCCACCACAGGCATCGGGATAAAGCAACTCGCGTTCCCGTTCCCTCGCACGTGCATTGTCA
Encoded proteins:
- the LOC121267652 gene encoding calcium load-activated calcium channel-like produces the protein MATPQLFSSFKYSDSLTLVAISLCTAVVCEAISWLLIYRTNSYKSLRSSIDKASKKLETMKTESSAKMAKKSKTKKMDRVETSLKESSRDLSLFKFKSGAVVALVLFVVFGLLNSLFEGKVVAKLPFAPFRIVMKMSHRGLHGDDATDCSMAFLYFLCSISIRTNLQKFLGFSPPRGASAGLFPMPDPKTN
- the LOC121267464 gene encoding uncharacterized protein LOC121267464 yields the protein MPGLAHRNGQFINGSTASYTLSANGFWSKHGDDVNYNQLQKFWSELSLQAQQELLRIDKQTFFEQARKNMYCSRCNGLLLEGFLQIVMYGKSLQQEGSVGHLPYNRQGDSKTQNESIDNGCQDEIQDPSVHPWGGLTTTRDGSLTLMDCYLYAKSLKGLQNVFDNARARERERELLYPDACGGSGRGWISQGIANYGRGHGTRETCALHTARLSCDTLVDFWSALGEETRQSLLRMKEEDFIERLMYRFDSKRFCRDCRRNVIREFKELKELKRLRREPRCTSWFCVADTAFQYEVSDDTIQADWRQTFADTVGTYHHFEWAVGTGEGKSDILEFENVGMVGNVQVSGLDLGGLSACFVTLKAWKLDGRCTELSVKAHALKGQQCVHGRLVVGDGFVTITRGESIRSFFEHAEEAEEEEDDDSMDKDGNELDGECSRPQKHAKSPELAREFLLDAATVIFKEQVEKAFREGTARQNAHSIFVCLALKLLEDRVHVACKEIITLEKQMKLLEEEENEKREEEARKERRRTKEREKKLRRKERLKEKEKDKDKKCPESNQTPLHPNVTREESHEGPNNLLSCRDSVSEGDTIQFRPGYPDIQDDFSNGYISSRMQDRSYDSPDGEIAYGKDWNDSFTDEQSSFSCRRLKFRKEIQLDPSLKWSDRHRYVTAEFGTAVQRSESRYYGDNCETPSRGMNGSNRQSRMNNAPKSNGRHCGPKFCSNRLSDRFDLHSCSCNQNNEYRARIDPHISTIRVSRDTRSASKLESALDVSKQFYRGNKYNQIEYLRAGCERPKNKAISGNNPPSKEVLHSKKVWEPMESHQKYPRSNSDFDFTLRSSTFKVEGAKPDNNFVKSSGSDSHCEHSEDSAVIDREDSNSKESELHGFETDGPSENEFNVGAKGQCNSIEAASEEIGSCPISSAVNSDKSASNGTSDPIMSSSTLSSDSFSSCLSEGDSNTASSNHGNPESSSTSDSEDSSQQSEGRELCAHNGFSKCQEVAVEKNENSNGGKVMGSSTSVGLSLDGWGSVGLGKPATGVLQVFDNGSSAVSIGSQPQGMLPPMHNQNIHFPVFQAPSTLGFYHQNPVSWPAAHANGLMPFPHTNHYLYASPLGFGINENSRFCMQYGPLQHLGAAAPVFNHNPVPVYQPVAKASGVNADEQTRISKPGAGQEVFNKANAEKAVRAGPHPKEAPGNEVGQNDNPSKLHTGNSGFSLFHFGGPVALSNGCKPDQIAQKEGVIGDFSQEYPTDHVESDRSSNSNKKESMVEEYNLFAARNGTRFSFF